Genomic DNA from Pseudomonas fitomaticsae:
CTGGCTGCCGGCCAGTTCGAACAGGGTGCTGCCGGCGGCCAGAGAGATTTCGGTGCTGATTGCTCGTGCTTCGGCGACGGCAATCGAAGCCGCTGCAACCGTCTCGGCGTTGGTCTCGGCCTGGGCTGCGTCGAGAAATTCGCCGGCGCGTTCGAGCAGGGCTTCGGTGGCATGCAGGCGAATGCTCAGGTGGCCGAAACTCTTGAGGGTCAGCGGGTCTTCGGTGGCTTTGTCGTTGCCCGAATCGATCCATGGCCGGGTCTTGCTGCGCACGAAGTGCAGCGCATCTTCGTAAGCGGCGCGGGCGATACCGGTGTCGATGGCGGCGTGAAGGATCTGCGCCAACGGGCCGACCGGGGTCGGGCGTTCGAAGGCGCTCTGGAATGGAATGACATCTTCGGCAGCGACATACACGTCTTCGAACACCACCGAACCGCTGCCGGTGGTGCGCTGGCCGAAGCCGCTCCAGTCGTCGATCACGGTCAGGCCTTTGCTGTCACGCGGGACGAACGCCAGTTGCTGCACGCCGTTTTCATCGACCACGGACGTTGGAATGCGTTGGGCGTAAATGGCACCGGTCGCATAGAACTTGCGACCGTTGATGCGATAACCGTTGCCGTCGCGTTTGAGGCTGGTGACACGGTCATGGGCGGTCTTGGTGCCCAGTTCCGCCAGGGCATTGCCGAAGCGCTGGCCGGCGAGGACTTCGGCGTACAGCCGTTGTTTCTGCTCGTGGCTTCCGTTCACCCGAAGCACTTCGAGGGCATAGAAATGGTTCTGTGGAATCTGCCCCAGCGAGCCGTCGGCCCGGGCGATCAGGGCGATGACTTTGGCCAGGGTCACGTTGGACACACCGGCACCGCCGTACTCCTTGGGCACGCTGATGCCCCACAGGCCGGAGCGGGAAAACACGTCGAGTTCCGGCAGCGGCAGGCGGCGTTCGCGGTCGCGCAGGTTGCTGTCGCGCTGGAAGTCTTCGGCCAGGTCGCTGGCGACGATCAGGGCTTGCTCGTCGCTGGTGATGACCGCGACGGGATGGGAAAGAGTCATGTGTTTCTCCAGAGATCTGGTCAAAAGTGTTCTGGTCGTCAGATCCAGGAATGGCGAGCCGGAAGTTTTCCGTTGAGGCGATAGGCGCCGACCGCGTGATACTTCCAGCGCACCGGATCGTGCAGGGTGTGCACCCGGGCGTTGCGCCAGTGACGGTCGAGGTTGAATTCGGCGAGGGTGGCGCGGCTGCCGGCCAGTTCGAAAAGCTTTTCGCTGGCCAGCAACGAGATCTCGGTGGTCAGCACTTTGGCTTCGGCCACGGCAATCGACGCGCGGGCGGCGGATTCGGCGGTCAGTGGCGCGGCGTGCACCTGATCCAGCACTTGCCCGGCCTTGCGCAGCAGCGCTTCGGCGGCGTGCAGTTCGATTTTCAGTTTGCCGATATCGGCGATCACGTAGAGGTCGTCGCTGGCGCGCTCGACGTTGGCGTCGACCCACGGTCGGGCGCGGGTCTTGACGAATTCGATGGCGTCATCGATGGCGCCACGGGCGATGCCGGCGTCGATTGCTGCCTGAATCAGTTGCGACACCGCGCCCTGGGTATTGGGCTTTTCGTTGATCTTCCAGTTATCCACCACGAGACCGGCATCGACCCGCACGTTGTTCAACAGGATCGTGCCGCTGGCGGTGGTGCGCTGGCCGAAACCCGACCAGTCATCGACGATGCGCAATCCCGGCGTGCCGCGACGAACGAAAGCCAGGACTTGCTTGCCGTCATCGTTGAGCGCCTTGACCGCGACCCAGTGGGCGAACAGGGCGCCGGTGGAA
This window encodes:
- a CDS encoding SfnB family sulfur acquisition oxidoreductase; this translates as MSSLADANVQSDLDIAPLLLPAQVLRNDAQAIKAAHELAQVARVQAAKRDRQRKLPWSEIEQFTRSGLGSIAIPREYGGPQVSFVTLAEVFAIISAADPALGQIPQNQFGIINLILGSATEQQKKLLLQSVLEGWRIGNAGPERGTKDTLELKARITADGDDYVINGQKFYSTGALFAHWVAVKALNDDGKQVLAFVRRGTPGLRIVDDWSGFGQRTTASGTILLNNVRVDAGLVVDNWKINEKPNTQGAVSQLIQAAIDAGIARGAIDDAIEFVKTRARPWVDANVERASDDLYVIADIGKLKIELHAAEALLRKAGQVLDQVHAAPLTAESAARASIAVAEAKVLTTEISLLASEKLFELAGSRATLAEFNLDRHWRNARVHTLHDPVRWKYHAVGAYRLNGKLPARHSWI
- a CDS encoding SfnB family sulfur acquisition oxidoreductase gives rise to the protein MTLSHPVAVITSDEQALIVASDLAEDFQRDSNLRDRERRLPLPELDVFSRSGLWGISVPKEYGGAGVSNVTLAKVIALIARADGSLGQIPQNHFYALEVLRVNGSHEQKQRLYAEVLAGQRFGNALAELGTKTAHDRVTSLKRDGNGYRINGRKFYATGAIYAQRIPTSVVDENGVQQLAFVPRDSKGLTVIDDWSGFGQRTTGSGSVVFEDVYVAAEDVIPFQSAFERPTPVGPLAQILHAAIDTGIARAAYEDALHFVRSKTRPWIDSGNDKATEDPLTLKSFGHLSIRLHATEALLERAGEFLDAAQAETNAETVAAASIAVAEARAISTEISLAAGSTLFELAGSQATLIEHGLDRHWRNARVHTLHDPVRWKYHAVGNYYLNDENPPLRGTI